The Cellulomonas sp. S1-8 genome has a window encoding:
- the ilvA gene encoding threonine ammonia-lyase, whose protein sequence is MIGPADVRAAAVLLQGVAERTPVQRSRALSQLVGADVWLKCENLQRAGSFKIRGAYTRMARLTADEQARGVVAASAGNHAQGVALAAGILGLDAVIFMPVDAALPKIAATRGYGAHVELVGTSVDEALVSAREHAERTGAVLIHPFDHPDVDAGQGTVALEVLEQVPDVGTIVVPVGGGGLAAGITAALDDRPDVRVVGVQAARAAAYPVSLAAGRPVAAPELRTMADGIAVGTPGVVPFEVLHSHRVPVRTVSEEDLSRALLLVAERAKLVVEPSGAAAVAALMADPRGIAGGDGRPVVCVLSGGNIDPLVLLRVVRHGLASAGRFLQLHVVVEDTPGALAELLREVATMGGNVMHVSHLRTGGDLAFSDVAIDLQIETKGPEHCAVVLAGLRTAGYRLTDA, encoded by the coding sequence GTGATCGGCCCGGCGGACGTCCGTGCCGCGGCGGTGCTGCTGCAGGGCGTCGCGGAGCGCACGCCCGTGCAGCGCAGCCGGGCCCTGTCGCAGCTGGTCGGCGCGGATGTCTGGCTCAAGTGCGAGAACCTGCAGCGCGCGGGCTCGTTCAAGATCCGTGGCGCCTACACCCGCATGGCGCGGCTGACCGCGGACGAGCAGGCCCGCGGGGTCGTCGCGGCGAGCGCCGGCAACCACGCGCAGGGCGTCGCGCTCGCCGCCGGGATCCTCGGGCTCGACGCGGTCATCTTCATGCCCGTCGACGCCGCCCTGCCCAAGATCGCGGCGACGCGGGGGTACGGCGCGCACGTCGAGCTGGTCGGCACGTCCGTCGACGAGGCGCTCGTCTCGGCGCGCGAGCACGCGGAGCGGACGGGCGCCGTCCTCATCCACCCCTTCGACCACCCCGACGTGGACGCCGGTCAGGGCACGGTCGCGCTGGAGGTGCTCGAGCAGGTCCCCGACGTGGGCACGATCGTCGTGCCCGTCGGTGGCGGGGGGCTCGCCGCGGGCATCACGGCGGCGCTCGACGACCGGCCCGACGTGCGCGTCGTCGGCGTGCAGGCCGCCCGCGCGGCGGCGTACCCGGTGTCGCTCGCGGCGGGGCGGCCCGTGGCCGCGCCGGAGCTGCGGACCATGGCCGACGGCATCGCCGTGGGCACGCCGGGGGTCGTCCCGTTCGAGGTCCTCCACAGCCACCGCGTGCCGGTGCGGACGGTCTCGGAGGAGGACCTGTCGCGGGCGCTGCTGCTGGTCGCCGAGCGCGCCAAGCTGGTGGTCGAGCCGTCGGGGGCGGCCGCCGTCGCGGCGCTCATGGCGGACCCGCGGGGCATCGCCGGCGGGGACGGCCGGCCGGTCGTGTGCGTGCTGTCGGGCGGCAACATCGACCCGCTGGTGCTGCTGCGCGTCGTGCGGCACGGGTTGGCGTCCGCGGGGCGGTTCCTGCAGCTGCACGTCGTCGTCGAGGACACCCCGGGTGCGCTCGCGGAGCTGCTGCGGGAGGTCGCGACCATGGGCGGCAACGTCATGCACGTGAGCCACCTGCGCACGGGCGGCGACCTGGCGTTCAGCGACGTCGCGATCGACCTGCAGATCGAGACGAAGGGCCCGGAGCACTGCGCCGTGGTCCTGGCAGGCCTGCGCACCGCGGGCTACCGCCTCACGGACGCCTAG
- a CDS encoding AI-2E family transporter, giving the protein MSTSQAPDHDPALPVVGVTERPDPVPATVRAWAGWSWRALVILAAIAAGLWLVAALKVIVVPVAVALLLTVLLSPVVRALQRYARLPRAAAAGTALVLLLALVAGMLTLAGRSIVNGIAELWDQAQDGFAQLTTWLAEGPLQLGTAEIDAYLQQLQDATASSGQQIVSGALSVGVTVGHVAAGTLIALFCTLFFLIDGRSVWAWLVGLLPRGSRERVHQAGRRGWVTLGAYTRTQILVAGVDAVGIGLGAAFLQLPLVVPLAVLVFFGSFIPFVGAIITGSIAVLVALVTQGWVSALIMLGVVLLVQQLEGHVLQPFLMGHAVSLHPVAVLLVVTSGSLVAGIVGALFAVPIAAVLNTVVLYLHGHDKFPQLGMGDHVPIRAKGHPVLDRAVAAAAEAESEAQAARDGAGGVPGATGAPPAAP; this is encoded by the coding sequence GTGAGCACGTCGCAGGCGCCCGACCACGACCCGGCCCTGCCGGTGGTCGGCGTGACCGAGCGTCCGGACCCCGTGCCGGCGACGGTGCGCGCGTGGGCGGGCTGGTCGTGGCGCGCGCTCGTGATCCTCGCGGCGATCGCAGCGGGCCTGTGGCTCGTCGCGGCGCTCAAGGTGATCGTCGTGCCCGTCGCCGTCGCGCTGCTGCTCACGGTGCTGCTCTCACCGGTGGTGCGGGCGCTGCAGCGGTACGCCCGGCTGCCGCGGGCCGCCGCGGCCGGCACGGCGCTCGTGCTGCTCCTCGCGCTCGTCGCGGGCATGCTCACGCTCGCGGGACGCTCCATCGTCAACGGCATCGCCGAGCTGTGGGACCAGGCCCAGGACGGCTTCGCGCAGCTCACGACGTGGCTCGCCGAGGGACCCCTGCAGCTGGGGACCGCGGAGATCGACGCCTACCTGCAGCAGCTGCAGGACGCGACCGCGTCGAGCGGTCAGCAGATCGTGTCGGGGGCGCTGTCCGTCGGCGTGACCGTGGGGCACGTCGCCGCGGGCACGTTGATCGCGCTGTTCTGCACGCTGTTCTTCCTCATCGACGGCCGGTCGGTGTGGGCGTGGCTCGTCGGGCTGCTGCCCCGCGGGTCGCGCGAGCGGGTCCATCAGGCGGGTCGGCGCGGCTGGGTGACGCTCGGCGCGTACACCCGGACGCAGATCCTCGTCGCGGGCGTCGACGCCGTCGGCATCGGCCTCGGGGCGGCGTTCCTGCAGCTGCCGCTCGTCGTGCCGCTGGCCGTCCTGGTGTTCTTCGGCTCGTTCATCCCGTTCGTCGGCGCGATCATCACCGGCTCCATCGCCGTCCTGGTCGCGCTGGTCACGCAGGGCTGGGTGTCCGCGCTCATCATGCTGGGCGTCGTGCTGCTCGTGCAGCAGCTCGAGGGGCACGTGCTGCAGCCCTTCCTCATGGGCCACGCGGTGTCGCTGCACCCCGTGGCGGTGCTGCTCGTCGTCACGTCGGGCTCGCTGGTCGCCGGGATCGTCGGCGCGTTGTTCGCCGTACCGATCGCCGCAGTCCTCAACACCGTCGTCCTGTACCTGCACGGCCACGACAAGTTCCCCCAGCTCGGGATGGGCGACCACGTGCCCATCCGCGCCAAGGGCCACCCCGTGCTCGACCGTGCGGTGGCCGCCGCCGCGGAGGCGGAGTCGGAGGCGCAGGCGGCACGTGACGGCGCGGGCGGGGTTCCGGGCGCGACGGGCGCGCCGCCCGCGGCGCCGTGA
- the trhA gene encoding PAQR family membrane homeostasis protein TrhA produces the protein MSTPPAHGRHPVRSSHDDPSLQPVDGSGPGATGTTDDGPVARAADAVGDAVEAAVDTLKPRLRGWVHAGVAPFVLVASLVLVAMSPTPAARWSNAVFGVSAVLMFGTSAVYHRGTWTPRVQATLRRLDHTNIFLIIAGTYTPLAVLLLPAATARTLLVVVWTGALVGVLARVFWLGAPRWVYVPIYLALGWVAVGYFPQFWRTGGATIVWLIAVGGLAYTVGAIVYGLKRPNPSPRWFGFHEVFHVLTVVGYTCHFVAVAIATSRAG, from the coding sequence ATGAGCACTCCCCCGGCACACGGTCGGCACCCGGTCCGGTCCTCGCACGACGACCCGTCGCTGCAGCCCGTGGACGGGTCCGGTCCCGGCGCGACCGGCACGACCGACGACGGCCCCGTGGCACGCGCCGCGGACGCCGTCGGCGACGCCGTCGAGGCCGCCGTCGACACCCTCAAGCCCCGGTTGCGCGGCTGGGTCCACGCCGGGGTCGCGCCCTTCGTCCTGGTGGCCTCCCTCGTGCTCGTCGCGATGTCCCCGACGCCGGCCGCCCGGTGGTCCAACGCCGTCTTCGGGGTGTCGGCCGTCCTGATGTTCGGGACGAGCGCCGTCTACCACCGCGGCACCTGGACGCCCCGCGTCCAGGCCACGCTGCGACGCCTGGACCACACCAACATCTTCCTCATCATCGCGGGCACCTACACGCCGCTCGCGGTGCTCCTGCTCCCCGCCGCGACGGCCCGCACGCTGCTGGTCGTGGTGTGGACCGGTGCGCTCGTCGGGGTGCTGGCCCGCGTCTTCTGGCTCGGCGCGCCGCGCTGGGTCTACGTGCCGATCTACCTGGCCCTCGGCTGGGTCGCCGTCGGGTACTTCCCGCAGTTCTGGCGCACCGGTGGGGCCACCATCGTGTGGCTCATCGCCGTCGGCGGCCTCGCGTACACCGTCGGGGCGATCGTCTACGGCCTCAAGCGTCCCAACCCCAGCCCGCGCTGGTTCGGGTTCCACGAGGTCTTCCACGTGCTGACCGTGGTCGGCTACACCTGCCACTTCGTCGCGGTGGCGATCGCGACGTCGCGCGCCGGCTGA
- a CDS encoding cystathionine gamma-synthase has translation MTHDPLAHTHDWTDSGFSTRAIHAGQDPDPRTGAVVPPIHQVSTYKQDGVGGLRGGYEYSRSGNPTRDALQEALAAVEGGAAAFAFASGLAAEDTLLRAVLRPGDHVVIPNDAYGGTYRLVARVLGPWGIDHTPVDLSDADAVLAAIQPGRTKVIWVETPTNPLLGIADIAAIATHARSAGAVLVVDNTFATPYLQQPLDLGADAVVHSTTKYIGGHSDVVGGAVVVADGAQLPAGTEGPTGTTALRDAVGFLQNASGAVAGPFDAWLTLRGLKTLAVRMDRHVANAQAVARFLVEHPGVREVLWPGLAEHPGHEVAARQMRGFGGMVAFRTGSVDSAVAVCAATHVFTLAESLGGVESLVEHPGRMTHGSVAGTALEVPDDLVRLSVGIEDLDDLLADLEQALATAGLGR, from the coding sequence GTGACCCACGACCCGCTTGCGCACACCCACGACTGGACCGACTCCGGCTTCTCGACCCGCGCCATCCATGCAGGTCAGGACCCCGACCCCCGCACAGGTGCGGTCGTGCCGCCCATCCACCAGGTCTCCACGTACAAGCAGGACGGCGTCGGCGGCCTGCGTGGCGGCTACGAGTACTCCCGCTCGGGCAACCCGACGCGCGATGCGCTGCAGGAGGCGCTGGCCGCCGTCGAGGGCGGTGCGGCGGCGTTCGCGTTCGCGTCCGGCCTGGCGGCGGAGGACACGCTGCTGCGCGCGGTGCTGCGGCCCGGCGACCACGTGGTGATCCCCAACGACGCGTACGGCGGCACGTACCGCCTGGTCGCGCGGGTCCTGGGCCCGTGGGGGATCGACCACACGCCCGTCGACCTGTCCGACGCCGATGCGGTGCTCGCGGCGATCCAGCCGGGCCGCACCAAGGTGATCTGGGTCGAGACGCCGACCAACCCGCTGCTCGGCATCGCGGACATCGCCGCCATCGCGACGCACGCCCGCTCGGCCGGCGCGGTGCTCGTCGTCGACAACACGTTCGCCACGCCGTACCTGCAGCAGCCGCTCGACCTCGGTGCGGACGCGGTGGTCCACTCGACGACCAAGTACATCGGGGGTCACTCCGACGTGGTGGGCGGCGCCGTGGTCGTGGCCGACGGCGCGCAGCTGCCGGCCGGCACCGAGGGCCCCACGGGGACGACGGCGCTGCGCGACGCGGTCGGGTTCTTGCAGAACGCGTCCGGCGCCGTCGCCGGCCCGTTCGACGCGTGGCTGACCCTCCGCGGCCTGAAGACGCTCGCCGTCCGCATGGACCGGCACGTCGCCAACGCGCAGGCCGTCGCCCGGTTCCTCGTCGAGCACCCGGGCGTGCGCGAGGTGCTGTGGCCCGGCCTGGCGGAGCACCCGGGCCACGAGGTCGCGGCCCGTCAGATGCGCGGGTTCGGCGGCATGGTCGCGTTCCGCACCGGCTCGGTCGACTCGGCGGTCGCGGTCTGCGCGGCGACGCACGTGTTCACGCTCGCGGAGTCGCTCGGCGGGGTCGAGTCGCTCGTCGAGCACCCGGGGCGCATGACGCACGGGTCCGTCGCGGGGACCGCCCTGGAGGTGCCCGACGACCTCGTGCGGCTGTCGGTCGGCATCGAGGACCTCGACGACCTGCTCGCCGACCTCGAGCAGGCGCTCGCGACCGCGGGTCTCGGTCGGTGA
- a CDS encoding ATP-dependent DNA ligase: MLFDDVADASAQVAATRSRLAKRAVLVDVLRRAAADGPEDVAVVSRYLGGELRQRRTGLGWRSLAGMPGPADAPTLTVRDVDATFALMAGMSGAGSSTARTEAARALFAAATEREQRLLGGLVSGELRQGALDALLLDAVAEAAGVPADVVRRAAMLAGETEAVAVAALAAPSPDDARTALAAFTLAVGRPVRPMLAQSAPDVATAVAQLVGTAGADDAPRARVVVDTKLDGIRIQVHRDGDDVSVYTRSLDDITARVPEIVTAVLALPARTLVLDGEALALDAAGRPRPFQETASRSATRDSELAASSELSPFFFDVLHVDGRDLLDAPLHERLAVLDQVAAPHVVGRVVTSDAAVAAAHFASVVAAGQEGVVVKAVDAPYEAGRRGAAWVKVKPRHTLDLVVLAVERGSGRRAGMLSNIHLGARDPAGGFVMLGKTFKGMTDEMLAWQTQRFRELEVADDGRVVTLRPEQVVEIAIDGLQRSTRYPGGVALRFARVLRYRDDKPAAEADTIDAVRSLASP, translated from the coding sequence ATGTTGTTCGACGACGTCGCCGACGCGTCCGCGCAGGTCGCCGCCACCCGGTCCCGGCTGGCGAAGCGCGCGGTGCTGGTCGACGTGCTGCGGCGGGCCGCGGCCGACGGGCCGGAGGACGTCGCGGTCGTGTCGCGCTACCTCGGCGGGGAGCTGCGGCAGCGGCGCACGGGGTTGGGGTGGCGGTCGCTGGCCGGGATGCCCGGACCCGCGGACGCGCCGACGCTGACCGTGCGCGACGTCGACGCGACCTTCGCCCTGATGGCGGGCATGTCCGGGGCAGGCTCGTCGACCGCGCGCACGGAGGCCGCACGCGCGTTGTTCGCCGCCGCCACCGAGCGCGAGCAGCGGCTGCTCGGCGGTCTGGTGAGCGGCGAGCTGCGGCAGGGTGCGCTCGACGCGCTGCTGCTCGACGCGGTCGCCGAGGCCGCGGGGGTCCCGGCAGACGTCGTCCGACGCGCCGCGATGCTGGCCGGTGAGACGGAGGCCGTGGCGGTCGCCGCGCTGGCGGCGCCCTCCCCCGACGACGCGCGCACGGCGCTCGCCGCGTTCACGCTCGCCGTCGGACGCCCCGTGCGGCCGATGCTCGCGCAGTCGGCGCCGGACGTCGCGACGGCGGTGGCCCAGCTCGTCGGGACCGCAGGCGCCGACGACGCACCACGCGCCCGGGTCGTCGTCGACACCAAGCTCGACGGCATCCGCATCCAGGTGCACCGCGACGGCGACGACGTCAGCGTCTACACGCGCAGCCTCGACGACATCACGGCGCGCGTGCCGGAGATCGTCACTGCCGTCCTCGCGCTGCCCGCGCGGACGCTCGTCCTCGACGGCGAGGCGCTCGCGCTCGACGCCGCCGGGCGGCCCCGCCCGTTCCAGGAGACGGCGTCGCGCAGCGCCACCCGCGACTCCGAGCTCGCCGCGTCGTCCGAGCTGTCCCCGTTCTTCTTCGACGTCCTGCACGTCGACGGCCGCGACCTGCTCGACGCCCCGCTGCACGAGCGGCTCGCGGTGCTCGACCAGGTCGCCGCGCCGCACGTCGTCGGGCGGGTCGTCACGTCGGACGCCGCGGTCGCGGCCGCGCACTTCGCGTCCGTCGTCGCCGCCGGGCAGGAGGGCGTCGTCGTCAAGGCCGTCGACGCCCCGTACGAGGCCGGCCGTCGCGGCGCGGCGTGGGTCAAGGTCAAGCCGCGACACACCCTCGACCTCGTCGTGCTGGCCGTCGAGCGCGGATCCGGGCGCCGTGCAGGGATGCTCTCCAACATCCACCTGGGCGCACGCGACCCGGCCGGCGGGTTCGTCATGCTCGGCAAGACGTTCAAGGGCATGACCGACGAGATGCTCGCGTGGCAGACGCAGCGCTTCCGCGAGCTCGAGGTCGCCGACGACGGCCGGGTCGTGACCCTGCGGCCCGAGCAGGTCGTCGAGATCGCGATCGACGGCCTGCAACGCTCCACGCGCTACCCGGGCGGTGTGGCCCTGCGCTTCGCGCGAGTCCTGCGCTACCGCGACGACAAGCCGGCCGCCGAGGCGGACACGATCGACGCGGTCCGCTCGCTGGCCAGTCCCTAG
- the mca gene encoding mycothiol conjugate amidase Mca, translated as MAVHAHPDDESSKGAATTARYAAEGVEVLVVTCTGGERGDVLNPHYGPAPVGLEAIRAVRREEMAAAAAALGVQQRWLGFVDSGLPEGDPLPPLPEGSFAVVPLEEASAPLVEVVREFRPHVVTTYDPTGGYPHPDHIMCHRVSVEAFAAAGDPERYRGRGTPWTPLKLYYNHGFSLARMRAVHDAIVAAGGESPFSDWIDSRQAREVPEREVTTRIECSAYFAQRDAALRAHATQIDPEGWFFAVPREVEAATWRDEEYELAQSRVETTLPETDLFAGIRGTEHAR; from the coding sequence ATGGCAGTGCACGCGCACCCGGACGACGAGTCCAGCAAGGGCGCCGCGACCACCGCCCGGTACGCGGCCGAGGGTGTCGAGGTGCTCGTCGTGACGTGCACGGGCGGGGAGCGCGGCGACGTGCTGAACCCGCACTACGGACCCGCCCCGGTGGGCCTGGAGGCGATCCGTGCCGTCCGCCGCGAGGAGATGGCCGCGGCCGCCGCGGCCCTCGGCGTGCAGCAGCGCTGGCTGGGCTTCGTCGACTCGGGGCTGCCCGAGGGTGACCCGCTGCCGCCGCTGCCCGAGGGCTCGTTCGCGGTGGTCCCGCTCGAGGAGGCGTCGGCGCCGCTCGTCGAGGTCGTCCGGGAGTTCCGCCCGCACGTCGTGACGACGTACGACCCGACGGGCGGGTACCCGCACCCCGACCACATCATGTGCCACCGGGTCTCCGTCGAGGCGTTCGCCGCGGCCGGTGACCCCGAGCGGTACCGGGGTCGAGGGACCCCCTGGACGCCGCTGAAGCTCTACTACAACCACGGCTTCTCGCTCGCGCGCATGCGGGCGGTGCACGACGCGATCGTCGCGGCGGGCGGTGAGTCCCCGTTCAGCGACTGGATCGACTCGCGGCAGGCGCGCGAGGTCCCCGAGCGGGAGGTCACGACGCGGATCGAGTGCTCCGCGTACTTCGCGCAGCGCGACGCCGCCCTGCGCGCGCACGCGACCCAGATCGACCCCGAGGGCTGGTTCTTCGCCGTCCCGCGGGAGGTCGAGGCGGCGACGTGGCGTGACGAGGAGTACGAGCTCGCGCAGTCCCGCGTGGAGACGACGCTGCCGGAGACCGACCTGTTCGCGGGCATCCGCGGGACGGAGCACGCACGATGA
- a CDS encoding type II CAAX prenyl endopeptidase Rce1 family protein, whose protein sequence is MFAIHVRPLAYLPLVLGVALGWAVDRVLGRDLLVIAAGMGIVSTIPLAADLTDLGMLQFTIALSLAVIIPFVLSRHVNGDDVIRFPWRTGKRWTRTQWMYLLFVVGAGYLVLPFYFLSSGAYLNWPTVIEGQDIARLFVGVNAVGTWDELFFICTVFALLRRHFGLWTANVLQAMVFVSFLWELGYREWGPLLTIPFALIQGFTFNLTKSLTYVLVVHLLFDAVVFMVLVHAHTPELFDFFVTAPAR, encoded by the coding sequence ATGTTCGCGATCCACGTGCGCCCGCTGGCGTACCTGCCGCTCGTGCTCGGCGTCGCCCTGGGGTGGGCGGTCGACCGCGTGCTCGGCCGCGACCTGCTCGTCATCGCGGCAGGCATGGGCATCGTCAGCACGATCCCGCTGGCCGCGGACCTGACGGACCTCGGGATGCTGCAGTTCACCATCGCCCTGTCCCTGGCCGTGATCATCCCGTTCGTGCTGTCGCGGCACGTCAACGGCGACGACGTCATCCGGTTCCCGTGGCGCACCGGCAAGCGGTGGACCCGCACGCAGTGGATGTACCTGCTGTTCGTCGTCGGCGCGGGGTACCTGGTGCTGCCGTTCTACTTCCTGTCGTCCGGCGCCTACCTCAACTGGCCGACCGTCATCGAGGGGCAGGACATCGCGCGGCTGTTCGTCGGCGTCAACGCGGTGGGCACGTGGGACGAGCTGTTCTTCATCTGCACGGTGTTCGCGCTGCTGCGCCGGCACTTCGGCCTGTGGACCGCCAACGTGCTGCAGGCGATGGTGTTCGTCTCGTTCCTCTGGGAGCTCGGATACCGCGAGTGGGGCCCGCTCCTGACGATCCCGTTCGCGCTCATCCAGGGCTTCACGTTCAACCTGACGAAGTCGTTGACGTACGTCCTCGTCGTGCACCTGCTGTTCGACGCCGTCGTGTTCATGGTGCTGGTGCACGCGCACACACCGGAGCTCTTCGACTTCTTCGTCACCGCGCCCGCACGCTGA
- a CDS encoding DUF4307 domain-containing protein, translated as MVAPAPRPPAGRYGPEPTAGTRRLQRLGLASLVVVAMLVLGWIGSGVLRDPVQWQDVGYRVDGPSSTEVTFDVTSAVGTAVTCRVQALSASYAQVGVRDVPVPAAQTRTRRVTVTVPTVELAVTGVVDDCRPAG; from the coding sequence GTGGTCGCACCGGCCCCCCGCCCGCCCGCCGGGCGCTACGGACCGGAACCCACCGCCGGCACCCGCCGGCTGCAGCGCCTCGGGCTCGCCTCGCTCGTCGTGGTCGCGATGCTGGTGCTCGGCTGGATCGGCAGCGGGGTCCTGCGCGACCCGGTGCAGTGGCAGGACGTCGGCTACCGCGTCGACGGGCCGTCGTCCACGGAGGTGACCTTCGACGTCACCAGCGCGGTAGGCACCGCCGTGACGTGCCGGGTGCAGGCCCTGTCCGCGTCGTACGCGCAGGTGGGGGTCCGGGACGTCCCCGTGCCTGCCGCGCAGACCCGCACCCGCCGCGTGACCGTCACGGTGCCGACGGTGGAGCTCGCGGTCACGGGCGTCGTGGACGACTGCCGCCCCGCGGGCTGA
- the greA gene encoding transcription elongation factor GreA, with protein MTDTTVATWLTQEAYDRLKEELAHLETVGRRDITDRIAAARDEGDLKENGGYHAAREEQAKQEARIRELQAKLRNVQIGTPPDDGVVEPGMVVTAVVGGDEMTFLLGSREIAGSADIDVFSPTSPLGASIHGHKVGDTTSYEAPTGREIPVEIKAASPFQG; from the coding sequence GTGACCGACACGACTGTCGCCACATGGCTGACGCAGGAGGCCTACGACCGCCTCAAGGAGGAGCTCGCGCACCTCGAGACGGTGGGGCGCAGGGACATCACGGACCGCATCGCGGCGGCCCGTGACGAGGGCGACCTCAAGGAGAACGGCGGCTACCACGCCGCCCGCGAGGAGCAGGCCAAGCAGGAGGCGCGCATCCGCGAGCTGCAGGCCAAGCTGCGCAACGTGCAGATCGGCACGCCGCCCGACGACGGCGTCGTCGAGCCCGGCATGGTCGTCACCGCGGTCGTCGGCGGGGACGAGATGACGTTCCTGCTCGGCTCCCGCGAGATCGCGGGCAGCGCCGACATCGACGTCTTCTCCCCGACGTCGCCGCTGGGGGCCTCGATCCACGGCCACAAGGTCGGCGACACGACGTCCTACGAGGCGCCCACCGGCCGCGAGATCCCGGTCGAGATCAAGGCGGCCAGCCCCTTCCAGGGCTGA
- the msrA gene encoding peptide-methionine (S)-S-oxide reductase MsrA has protein sequence MASLFETLLGTSLRTTMVDAEHAMKGREASAYPVPGTHAVLGTPLQGPWPEGTRVLYLASGCFWGAEKEAWQLPGVVTTAVGYMGGFTPFPTYEETCTGRTGHTETVMVAYDPTVLSDVDLMRHFWEEHDPTQGFRQGNDVGTQYRSAVFFTTPEQEAAARETRDTYAPLLKARGYGDVTTEIRSVEDAGTFYYAEGPHQQYLRKNPGGYCPVNSTGVACPMPQA, from the coding sequence ATGGCCTCGTTGTTCGAGACGCTGCTCGGCACGTCCCTGCGCACCACCATGGTGGACGCGGAGCACGCGATGAAGGGCCGGGAAGCGTCCGCGTACCCGGTGCCCGGGACGCACGCGGTGCTGGGCACGCCGCTGCAGGGCCCGTGGCCCGAGGGCACCCGCGTGCTGTACCTGGCGTCGGGGTGCTTCTGGGGTGCGGAGAAGGAGGCCTGGCAGCTCCCAGGCGTCGTCACCACCGCTGTCGGGTACATGGGCGGCTTCACGCCCTTCCCGACGTACGAGGAGACGTGCACCGGCCGCACGGGCCACACCGAGACGGTGATGGTCGCGTACGACCCGACCGTCCTGTCCGACGTCGACCTGATGCGGCACTTCTGGGAGGAGCACGACCCGACCCAGGGCTTCCGCCAGGGCAACGACGTGGGCACGCAGTACCGCTCCGCGGTGTTCTTCACGACGCCCGAGCAGGAGGCCGCCGCGCGCGAGACCCGCGACACCTACGCGCCGCTGCTCAAGGCCCGCGGCTACGGCGACGTGACCACGGAGATCCGGTCCGTCGAGGACGCCGGCACGTTCTACTACGCCGAGGGCCCGCACCAGCAGTACCTGCGCAAGAACCCGGGCGGCTACTGCCCGGTCAACTCCACGGGCGTCGCCTGCCCGATGCCGCAGGCGTGA
- a CDS encoding carbon-nitrogen hydrolase family protein, with product MSDRPAPPQRPAVRVTVAQLEVGTDRDANRIAAHDAVRTAARTRADLVVLPEYAAAYDPRGVGVELAEPLDGPFVTMLREDAAASGVAVIAGTVLPGGAPDAQGRPRAVNAVVAVDGAGQLVGVYRKVHLYDAFGHRESERLAPGPVDAPPLVLDVAGLRFGVMTCYDLRFPESARRLVDAGAQVLVVPAAWASGDLKAMHWRALAVARAIENTAAVVAVGQAGRGVVGRSLVVGPDGVVGLEADEKPQLRTVDLDATELAGVRERNPSLTNRRYAVVPRD from the coding sequence ATGAGCGACCGGCCCGCACCCCCGCAGCGACCGGCCGTGCGCGTCACCGTCGCGCAGCTGGAGGTCGGCACCGACCGGGACGCCAACCGGATCGCGGCGCACGACGCCGTGCGGACGGCGGCGCGCACCCGGGCCGACCTGGTCGTGCTGCCCGAGTACGCCGCGGCCTACGACCCGCGCGGCGTCGGCGTCGAGCTGGCCGAGCCGCTGGACGGGCCGTTCGTCACGATGCTGCGCGAGGACGCGGCCGCGTCCGGGGTGGCAGTGATCGCGGGAACGGTGCTGCCCGGCGGTGCGCCCGACGCGCAGGGGCGCCCTCGCGCCGTGAACGCGGTCGTGGCCGTCGACGGGGCCGGGCAGCTCGTCGGCGTGTACCGCAAGGTGCACCTCTACGACGCGTTCGGGCACCGCGAGTCGGAGCGCCTCGCGCCCGGCCCCGTGGACGCGCCCCCGCTCGTGCTCGACGTCGCCGGCCTGCGGTTCGGTGTGATGACCTGCTACGACCTGCGGTTCCCCGAGTCGGCGCGCCGCCTGGTGGACGCGGGCGCGCAGGTGCTGGTCGTGCCGGCCGCCTGGGCGTCCGGCGACCTCAAGGCCATGCACTGGCGGGCGCTCGCGGTCGCGCGCGCGATCGAGAACACGGCGGCGGTCGTCGCGGTCGGGCAGGCGGGACGCGGGGTGGTCGGACGGTCGCTCGTCGTCGGGCCGGACGGCGTGGTCGGGCTCGAGGCGGACGAGAAGCCCCAGCTGCGCACCGTCGACCTGGACGCGACCGAGCTCGCGGGGGTCCGCGAGCGCAACCCGTCTCTCACCAACCGTCGGTACGCGGTGGTCCCGCGGGACTGA